A genomic segment from Brevundimonas mediterranea encodes:
- a CDS encoding superoxide dismutase family protein: protein MRFTPLAAALALAAPLALAGACASTADAAQMQAERAPVGATGQAVLINAQGANIGRVDLRQGPTGLVIKVEASGLTPGWHGIHIHATGQCAAPFTSSGAHINHGEPKAPHGLLNAAGPDDGDLPNVYAGADGKVNAELFTTRARISSEGPGQWLWDADGSAIIIHANPDDHSSQPIGGAGDRVACAALSAS from the coding sequence ATGCGCTTCACGCCCCTCGCCGCCGCCCTCGCTCTCGCCGCCCCGCTGGCCCTCGCCGGAGCTTGCGCATCGACCGCCGACGCGGCCCAGATGCAGGCCGAACGCGCGCCCGTCGGCGCGACCGGACAGGCCGTTCTGATCAACGCCCAGGGGGCCAATATCGGACGCGTCGATCTGCGCCAGGGACCGACCGGCCTGGTGATCAAGGTCGAGGCCTCGGGCCTGACGCCCGGCTGGCACGGCATCCATATCCATGCGACCGGCCAATGCGCCGCGCCCTTCACCTCGTCAGGCGCCCATATCAACCACGGCGAGCCCAAGGCGCCGCACGGCCTGTTGAACGCCGCCGGTCCCGATGACGGCGACCTCCCGAACGTCTATGCCGGCGCCGACGGCAAGGTGAACGCCGAACTCTTCACCACCCGCGCGCGGATTTCCTCGGAAGGGCCCGGCCAATGGCTGTGGGACGCCGACGGGTCGGCGATCATCATCCACGCCAATCCCGACGACCACTCGAGCCAGCCCATCGGCGGGGCCGGAGATCGGGTCGCCTGCGCGGCGTTGAGCGCGAGCTGA
- a CDS encoding DMT family transporter, protein MTAATPAPPSHKPHALTGLEIAAIVAIIVVWGVNNAGAKLATETLPPLLVGAIRFGLATACLIVFVRPPFPDWRSLLLIVIVGGPIQYGLAYTAYWMATDVSPVTVANQLWIPFTALFAFLILGERLSRAALVGMGVAFVGVAWMTLDAHALQDWKAILVAIAAGAAWGVTTVVARRTTSIPPLKMQGLLALGAFPVMAFGSAVFEHGQWAAVKSATPMVWASLLWAGIVSSVLATTLLFWLVQRREAGRVTPYLLVTPVVSMLIGWGLMGDVLTPQILTGSAITMGGVALVALAERGLRAGAAKA, encoded by the coding sequence ATGACCGCCGCCACCCCCGCCCCGCCGTCGCACAAGCCCCACGCCCTGACCGGTTTGGAGATCGCCGCCATCGTGGCGATCATTGTCGTTTGGGGCGTGAACAATGCGGGGGCCAAGCTGGCGACCGAGACCCTGCCGCCGTTGCTGGTCGGGGCGATCCGCTTCGGTCTCGCAACGGCCTGTCTGATCGTCTTCGTCCGTCCGCCGTTCCCGGACTGGAGGAGCCTGCTGCTGATCGTCATCGTCGGCGGGCCGATCCAGTATGGTCTGGCCTACACCGCCTACTGGATGGCGACCGACGTCAGCCCCGTGACGGTGGCCAACCAGCTGTGGATCCCCTTCACCGCCCTGTTCGCCTTCCTGATCCTGGGCGAGCGACTGAGCAGGGCCGCCCTGGTCGGCATGGGGGTGGCCTTTGTCGGCGTGGCCTGGATGACGCTGGACGCCCATGCGCTTCAGGACTGGAAGGCCATCCTGGTCGCCATCGCCGCCGGGGCGGCCTGGGGCGTGACGACGGTGGTCGCGCGGCGCACGACCTCGATCCCGCCGCTGAAGATGCAAGGGCTGCTGGCGCTCGGCGCCTTTCCGGTCATGGCCTTCGGTTCGGCGGTGTTCGAGCACGGGCAGTGGGCGGCGGTGAAGTCCGCCACGCCCATGGTCTGGGCTTCGCTGCTGTGGGCGGGGATCGTCTCCTCGGTCCTGGCCACCACCCTGTTGTTCTGGCTGGTGCAGCGGCGCGAGGCCGGGCGGGTGACGCCCTATCTTCTGGTGACGCCCGTGGTGTCGATGCTGATCGGCTGGGGCTTGATGGGCGACGTGCTGACGCCCCAGATCCTGACCGGCTCGGCCATCACCATGGGCGGGGTCGCCCTGGTCGCCCTGGCCGAACGGGGCTTGCGCGCGGGGGCCGCCAAGGCTTGA
- a CDS encoding DUF1003 domain-containing protein has product MPHAPLDADHVSRRWLGKETHELAANEASVVRSAAERRPISEDVNEAFDDRQSFGDRLADRVAEFGGSWTFLIAFGLFLVTWTLINLVLRRDAFDPYPFIFLNLMLSMIAAAQAPIIMMSQNRQASKDRLDAGNDYQVNLKAEIEIMALLDKVEHLTARQQEQTELIERLLAEKER; this is encoded by the coding sequence ATGCCCCACGCCCCTCTCGACGCCGATCATGTTTCCCGCCGCTGGCTGGGCAAGGAGACGCATGAACTGGCCGCGAACGAGGCCAGCGTCGTTCGCAGCGCCGCCGAACGCCGCCCGATCTCGGAGGATGTGAACGAGGCCTTCGACGACCGCCAGAGTTTCGGCGACCGTTTGGCCGACCGGGTGGCGGAATTCGGCGGATCCTGGACCTTCCTGATCGCCTTCGGCCTGTTCCTCGTGACCTGGACCTTGATCAATCTGGTTCTGAGACGGGATGCGTTCGACCCCTATCCCTTCATCTTCCTGAACCTGATGCTGTCGATGATCGCGGCGGCCCAGGCGCCGATCATCATGATGAGCCAGAACCGTCAGGCCTCGAAGGACCGGCTGGACGCCGGCAACGACTACCAGGTCAATCTGAAGGCCGAGATCGAGATCATGGCCCTGCTGGACAAGGTGGAACACCTGACGGCGCGCCAGCAGGAGCAGACCGAATTGATCGAGCGGTTGCTGGCCGAGAAGGAGCGTTAG
- a CDS encoding DUF2269 family protein: MSLYFALKIIHILSGAVLFGTGAGIAFFMLRAHATRDARTVAEVGRIVVLADFVFTTTAVVVQPISGLGLIHLQGWSLTSPWLLAAYGLYVFVGVCWLPVVWIQYRMMKLAEQAAGQGAALPPAYHRLFRWWFALGWPAFAGVLAIYWLMVAKPEF; the protein is encoded by the coding sequence ATGAGCCTCTATTTCGCATTGAAAATCATCCACATCCTGTCCGGCGCCGTCCTGTTCGGCACAGGGGCGGGCATCGCCTTCTTCATGCTGCGCGCCCACGCCACGCGCGACGCCCGCACGGTGGCCGAGGTCGGCCGCATCGTCGTCCTGGCCGATTTCGTCTTCACCACCACCGCCGTGGTGGTCCAGCCGATCAGCGGCCTGGGCCTGATCCATCTGCAGGGCTGGTCCCTGACCAGCCCGTGGCTGCTGGCGGCCTATGGGCTTTATGTCTTCGTCGGCGTCTGCTGGCTGCCGGTCGTCTGGATCCAGTACCGGATGATGAAGCTGGCCGAGCAGGCGGCGGGGCAGGGGGCGGCGTTGCCGCCCGCCTATCATCGCCTGTTCCGATGGTGGTTCGCTCTGGGCTGGCCGGCGTTTGCGGGCGTCCTGGCCATCTACTGGCTGATGGTCGCCAAGCCTGAATTTTAA